A segment of the Streptomyces sp. NBC_01276 genome:
CCAGAGCGCTGCGCGCTCTGGAAGGGAAGACGGGGGCTGCGCGCCCTTGGTGACGGAGTGTGAGGCCCCGCGCTTCGCGCGGGGTGGGCCGGCGCCCGCTTCGCGGGCTTGGCCGCGGGGTCTTCCGCTGCGCTTCAGACCCCTGTGGGTGGGGCGGGTTCGCTGCGCTCCCCCTTGGGATTACTGGGCTGTGAGGCCCGGTCCGCTTCGCTCCCCGGTCCTGGCCCGCTTCGCGGGCGGCTGGCAACGGAGGCCGGTAGCGGGGGCCGGGAGTCAAAGTGCCGCTTTGGATTTGGTAACGCTCAGTCAGGATGCAGACAGAGAACCAAGGGTGTCAACCCCATCAAGACTGTCCCACTCCCCCAGGCTCGGGCCGAGTGCCCGGGGTACGGGTCACGACCGGACCCCGGAACCCTGCCCCTCAACACCCCTGAACGCCCACCAGAAGGCCTCTGAACTGCGGACACTCCCCCAGGGTCAACCCCGACAACAACGAGCCCCACAACCCCACACACAGCTCCGGACCTTGGGCACCAGACCCCACCAACCACCAAAACACACCAACCTGACGGAGCGTCAGACAGGTATTGGGAATTCAAGGTGTCGCTGAATAAAGCACTCTCGGCCCCGTATGAGACCCCTGAATTCCCCGATGAATTCAACCCTGACGAGCACTTGCTGAAATACCAACTGGGCCATCCGTCGGGCAGGCGAACCGGGCCGCGGGAGGTTCACGGCAGGTGGTGACGGCGGGACTTGCGCGGCTTGGGCACCCCCGAGGCAACCTCCACCCAGCGAAGCAGACAGCCCCGTGTCAAGCCCTCGCGAATCTGCGACCCAAGGCCTCTGACCAGGCACGGAACGGAAATTCGCGAGAACTCGACCCGCCTGGCCGCCCCTCGCACAGTTGCCCTCGCTCCATCCACCAAGCCCGGCACCGCGCCGGCCCAACCAAAGGACCACCACCATGACCACCGCCAACACGACCCCGGCCTCCCAGGCCCCCCAGCCCCCGGAGACCGACGCGCAGGAGCTGGCCCGGCTGCGACGCCAGCGCAACCTCCTCCTCCTGGCCCTCGGCGCCGTCCTTGTGATCGGCGCGGGCCTCCTGATCAAGCTGGCGCCCTCCTTGGCCGACCCCGCGGACACCTCCCTGGGCACCGGCGCCCTCTACGTGGCCCTGGTCGCCCTCTTCCGGCGGCGTCAGTAGCAACAGCAGCCATGCGGGTCCCGGCCAACGGAGGGGCGGCCGGGACCCAGCACCCCAGCCCGAACGCTCCCGTCAGGACGTCCAGGGGGCACTGGCCCGGGGGCACACGGGAGAACGGACAAGGGGGTCCCCCGCGGATGCGCCGGCACCGGCCGTGCACCACGACCACGTAGCGCCTACACCGCTCGGATCTGGGAAAAGATGCTGGAAGCACCCCCAGGAGCGCCAAGAGGCCGCCGTGTCTGCGAGCGTGGGAGGGTAGGCCCGGGGACCTGCCTCGCGTAAACTTATATGTGTCAACCGATCCGCGTCAGGCACCGCCCGACGCACGGGAAGGCCCGACCTGGGTGCAACCAGATCAGGCCCTCCCTCGCAGGTGACGCAGCTACTGAGCCCGGCCGTCTATCACTCGGCCGGGCTCATTGCTGAGCTCCTGCCGTACGTCCGGGTCCACAACGCCGTCAGACGTTCTGCACCACCCACTCCACCAGCTTGACGAGCACCGGCACGACCGCCGACCAGTCGATCAACGCCTGTCGCAGCGACAGCCGCCTCTCGTTCCGCTCCTTGTTCTCCAGCGCGTTCGCCATTCTGACCTCCAGGTGCTCCCAGGACGCCCATGAGCTGGGCCTTCACCGCGACTCGGCGAAGCAACAGGAGGGAGCCCCTGTAAGTGACCTCATTCTACGAGCAGTTCAGAAACCCGGGCTGCGGAGGACCACAACTTCTGGGTGGCGCCGCCTAACCAACCACTAGATCTTGGGTTGCGGCGGATTTACACCGCTCCGCGTGTCGCGCCACAACAACACCATGTCGCAACCCTGCATCCAGAGCAGCCGCTCCATGCAACACGCAGGTCACACCACCAACAGCGCGCCAGACCATCGCCCCAAAGCACGCCGCTCATTCGAACCTATGTTTGGTGCGAGCTATCGACAAAAAAGCTCGCCTCTGTTGTTCAGCAAGGGGTGAGGGGCCGTAAGCGGTACCGAAAGCAGTGCCTCCATGTCCACGAAGGCAGACGCGTCCTGGCTGCAACGACTTCAAGGAGTCGATGCCACCATCACTGCCACGAACCACGTGATCGGTTCATCGAGGACACCCGAGCAGGCCGCCCCGCAGTGCGGAGCGCCATCTTTCGAAAGCTACAACCGTTGGCCTCGTCGTCGCGCTCGGCGTTGCTGCCTCTCCTGACCTTCACGTCGGGGGAGAAGATTTCGAGGACCGATGCGTGCCTTGTGGCCGCCCGGTGTGGTCAGGACGCGGCCCTCGGGAGCACCCGAGTCACACTGGCGGGATGATCGAGCGCCGCCCTCTGGGCACCGGCCCCCGCCCCGCTACTCCCCCGGCGCAGCCCTCGGCTGCGCGCCGGGCCCGTCTCGCCGCCGAGGGACCCGAGGCGGCCGGACCGGTCCGGGCCGGGACCGCCGACCGCGAGGACGCCGCCCGGAGCCGGCGGATTCTCGGCCCTGGCAACGCGGCGGACAGCGGCTGACCCGCGCACGGTGCGCACCGCACCGTGCGGCCGCGCACCCCGCCTCTCCCCCAGGCCAGGACGGGTGCGCGGTCCACTCACCGGCCCGCACCGTGCGGACCACACACCACGGACCGTGACCGGGCACCCCCTTGACCATGAGGGACAAACCGGGAGGTCAAGGCTCTAAAGCGAACTCACCACTCACTCACCACTCACCACTCACTCACCGACCTTGCTTGACCAGGGCACAGCAGGCTTGCCCAGCAGCAAGGGGGGCTTGCCCACCGGGGCTTGCCCAGCAGCAAGGGGGGCTTGCCCACCGGGGCTTGCCCAGCAGCAAGGGGGGCTTGCCCAACACCCGCAAGGGCTTGCCCAGGACCCCCCGAGGCTTGCCCACCCCGGCCGTCGTCAGTTCAGGACCTGGACCTCGTGGACGTCCACGGTGAACGGGGTCTGGCGTGCCTCGGTGAACGATCCGGCGTCCCCGAGGGCCGGGGCCTGCCACCGCACGGTCCAGGTGGCCGTCGCCGTCCCGGCGTACTTCCCGCCGGACGTGGAGGACGGGCGCGTGTAGCGGTGGCCGCAGTCGGGGGAGAACGCCTTGCCCATCGAGGCGTCGTAGCGGGTGCCGGGCCCGGTGCAGGTGACCGTGGTGCCGTCGCCCATGTTCCACGCGATGGACGAGACCTTGGCCGTCGCGGTGACCGTGACGCCGCCGGCCGTGGCCGACGCGGTGTTCGGCCCGAACGTCGTCGGGCTCGGGTCCACCCACATCCACATCGGCATCCCGACCACGTACGTGCCGGCCGCCCTGGGGCTGGCGACGGCGGGGCCCGCGAGCTTCATGGAGTCGGCCGCCTGCCGCGCCAGCGTCTCCGGGTCGATCCGCGGCGCGGCCGGCTCCTGGCCGTCCGCGATCCACACCATGTAGGCGCCCTGCCGGTCGGGGCAGTTCACGCCGTACACCGCGCCCTTCTCGCCCGTGTACTGGTGCCCCTGCCAGGCGCTGTTGTCCGGCGGAGGCTGGGGAACGAGCCGGGTGTATGTGCACGAGGGCCCGGAGTCGCCTCCGCCGCCGGACGTGCCGGCGGGCCGGGCCCCGCCCGCCCCCGGCCGGCTGCTCCCGTCCTGCGCGCACACCTTCACGAACATCGTCGCGCCCCGGCAGACGCCGCCGCCCGGCCCGTCGGCCGCCTGCGCGGCCGGCGCGAGAACGCCCGCCAGGAGCAGGGCGGCCGCGGCCGCCCTGCTCAGCACGTCGGGCCGCCCAGCGGGTTGATGGCCGTCACCATCCACCGGCCCTCCCACCGCTCCGCGGTCGCGGTCATGACGTAGCGCAGGGGCTGTTCCGTCGGCAGGGGGATCACCTTCTGGGCGCTGTTGTCGAACGTCTCGTACTTCGAGAGGTCCACGCAGTCGGACAGGGTGGCCTTGGGCGTTTTGGCGTCCAGGTCGAGCGCGGTCACCTCCGCCCGGTGCCCGATGTCACCGCGCACGACGGTCCCGGCCTCCTGCATCCGGGCCAGGTCGTTGCGGATCTGCCCGAGCGCCTCCGCCGTCGCGTACTTCTCCAGATCGGTGCCCTTGGCGTCAGCCGCCCGGTACGCCCTCAGCTGCTCCGCCGACATCGAGGCGTACGCCGCCAGCACCGCCGCCTTCTCCGCCGCCTGCGGATCGGCCGAGGCCTTCGCCGACGCTCCCGCCGAACCCGGCGCCGAGGCCGCCACAGGGGCCGCAGACGGCTTCCCGTCGCCCGCTCCTCCCCCGCATCCGGCGAGGGCCCAAGCGAGCGCCACAGCGCCTCCCAGGGCCGCCGCACGCCGCCGCTGTCGAGCCGTCACCATCGGGCCACCCCCGTGCAGTCGCGAACTGATCACCGCACCGTAACGCGCAGCACAGGACCAGTCACAGGAGCCGCCCGGCCAGGGTGAACCGGCCGCGCGCGCCACCCCGGCCAGGACCCGACCTCTGTGCACGGCTATCGCGTGCAAAGAGGTGTCGGCGCGGCTACCAGGCTTGCCCAACGGGCCTGACCAGGCACAACGCTCAAGATCGCAAAAGTGGGGGTCCCACTCACGGTCACACCTGCGGTGCAACCCCTAGTGCACCTCTACGTGCAACCCTCCAGCCCCCTCCCGGTGCAACCCCTCCGGCCCACGCCGGGACCAGGCTTGCCCAAGCCGCACAACGGCAGACACCTGACACTGACACCGCCGCCCACCACCAGGCGCCACCCCGTCCCAGGTCAGCGCCCGGTCCGACATGTCAGCTGTCAGGCCCGCCCCGCCAGCTCCCCCCAGGACAGCCGGGCCATCCGCCAGAGAGCCGCCGAGACGCCGCCGGCGTCCGCCAACCAGCGAACGCCTGGCGGACGCCCGGCGGACGCCTGGCGGGCCCCTGGCGGATGATCCGGCGGGCGCTTCCCGCGCACGCGCACGGCACGCGCGGTACGCGTCACGCCCGGCACGCGTTGGCGGCCAGTCAGGTCTCAGCTGGCCAGCACTCCGGGGGAAACATCGGGGGAACCATCAGGGGAATCAAGGGGAGGTACTCATCGGGGGAACGTGGCGGGGGAAGCAAGGGGGGAACCGAACTCCGGCGGCCGCTTGCCTTTGCGCTGTTCAGCGGCCGTTTTGCAACTGGTGAGTAGCCAGACTTTCCATCTGAGAGGGGTGGGGGGGTGGACGCGGGAGGAGCCTGCGGGCGGGAGCTGGCGGGGCCATGAGAGACCGTCATCCAGACATCGTCCACAACAGAAAGCCACAGGCGCCCCGCTGAGCGTCGTTCAGGAACCGTTGCAACCGGAGGGGCCGGAACGGGCTGTAAGGCGCTCAGCGGGGCGTACAGCGGCTAGAACGGGGCGGTGGCGGCCGGTTGCTCGGGCTGCTGGGCGTAGGCGGCCAACTCCGGGTGCTCCCGGGCCCACTGCTCCCGGAGGCGTCGGGTCTCCTCGGCCTCGGCGGCGCGCCGGGCCCGTACGGCCGCGTCCTTGGCCGCTTCCCGCTCGGCGTCCTCGGCGTACGCGTCGTCCAGGAGCAGCGCCCACTGGGCGGCCGCCTTGGCCCGCTCGGCCTGGGCGGCGTACTCCGCGTCCCGCTCGGCCCGCAGGCCGGCCGTGGCCTGCTCGATCGCCTCGGCCTCGGCCCGGTCGTGGCAGACCCAGCACAGGCCGTCCTCGGGCCGGGTGCCCTTGCCGGTGGCCTCGCACCGCCGGCCCTCGGGAGTCGTGCCCTCGCACTCCCACCACACCGGAGCCGGACCAGCCTCCCGCGGGCCGGGCACCTGGCCCTGACGCCGGGCAGCCTTGCGGTCCTCACGGCGCTGGGCGCAGGTCCGGCACGGCTGGCCGGTGTCGATGACGGTCCCGTCCTCGCACATCAGGTCCGGGCAGTCCGTGGACGGGCGGACCAGGCCGACCGCCACACCAACCGCGGAACCGATGCCCTTGCCGCCCTCCGCCGCGTCCATCGCGTACCCGTGCTGCCACCACCGCCGCCGCACCCGCTCCGCCAGCTGCCCGGCGGTCCGGCCGCCATCAAGACCCGCCTGGACCGCTTCCCGCACCGCCTTGAGTTGCGGGGCGTACGGGGGCAGCAGCGCCACCAGCTCCGCGGGCCAGGCGGCAGCGACCACTGCCACCGCTGCGGCCAGCTCCCCCGCTGCGGCGGTCTCCTCGGCCGACAACGGGACGCCCCCGGTCTTGCTGCCCTTCCCCGGCCGCGAACCCTGGTGCG
Coding sequences within it:
- a CDS encoding ATP/GTP-binding protein, with the protein product MLSRAAAAALLLAGVLAPAAQAADGPGGGVCRGATMFVKVCAQDGSSRPGAGGARPAGTSGGGGDSGPSCTYTRLVPQPPPDNSAWQGHQYTGEKGAVYGVNCPDRQGAYMVWIADGQEPAAPRIDPETLARQAADSMKLAGPAVASPRAAGTYVVGMPMWMWVDPSPTTFGPNTASATAGGVTVTATAKVSSIAWNMGDGTTVTCTGPGTRYDASMGKAFSPDCGHRYTRPSSTSGGKYAGTATATWTVRWQAPALGDAGSFTEARQTPFTVDVHEVQVLN